CTTTTCCTGCGCGGCCGCAGCGGCCACCGCAGCATCATCCAGCCGCCCAAGGCACATCAGCGCAAACGCGTAGTCATGGTCGACCGCAACGTCGCTGTCATACTGACTTCGTAGAGTTTCCAGGCAATGCAGCGCAGCGCTGTAGTCGCCCACGGAAAGTGAGAGCTGGGCCAAGCGGTGACGGAAGCCGGGGCTTTTCGACGCAGGGTGATCGGCTAGAACGGCATAGGCATCGCCTGGCTGACCATCGAGCACCAGCTCGTCAGCCAACGCCCATGCCAATGTTTCGTTTCCCCGATCTGACGCCAAAAACCCGCGCAAACGCGCGGCACGCGAATCCGTGCGGACCATGATTGGTGACTACCCCTAGCTACCACTCGCCGCAGCCCGGAATACCGGGCCGCCCCCTGAACATCCCCTGCATGGGTCAGCCCGAGCGCCGATCATAGACGTGAGTTTTGCGTGAAAGCAAGGGTCTTTGGATAACCACTTGGTGCAAGGGTAGAATGAAGTTTGGGTCTTGCGCGCAGGCCAGAACAGTAGTAGCGATGGATGATTTGGCAAATCAGTTATGTTGCGAGCAGACAGTGGCCGCATAGCCGGCCCGCCGCCAATTGAACAGAGGCACTGGGAATCTTCACCATTACTTGCACAGCAAAGTCCGGTCGATTGCACAATTCCACTGATCTTGACCTACTTTGTGCGCGGCTTATTCCTCATAAGACAGCTCTTACTATTAATTACGATTCTGTAGGCGTCTTCAAGAGCTGATACGGATGTCTGCCGGCATTCCGCGATCCACCGAACCTGCACTGTACCTCGTGGAGGATAGGGCCTTCGGCCAGTCAATCCACCCGATGCATGCGTCTAGGCGGACGACCCTCCAACAAGACCGCATAGCACCAGAGCCACGTTCTCGCAGCAAATGGGCCGGAGCGAGTGAGCATTCCTATTGCTGCGGATGCGCGCTGGCGAGACCAAGGAGTAGGCTAATTTCGGCTACAGAGCGTGTAGAGCCTCTCCCTGAGATCATCAAATTCATTGTTCTCTTTGACCGCGGGCCTCCCCTCCAGATATAGAACTATGTCACTCAGTGAACCCATTCCTCCATACATTGCCAATATCCTCGCCTCTGCGGAGATTGGATCAATCTTCAGATCACGCTGATGCCGTTCAAGCGCAAGAGCCCAATCTGGCAGTGAGCTAGCTCTAAGGAGCGTGATCATTCTGCAAATAATGAAATCGATGTCCTGTACTTTTGTCATCTCAATGGTCTCGAACCAAGAACTTCTACGCCGTCAATTTGCCAAGGCTTTAGCACGACGATTTGTTGGGTGCCACCGACATAGATTCCCCCCTGCGAACCCACCTCTCCGACGTAAACCTGTGTTCCCTTGGGGATTTTAACCGCGAACGCGGTATCAATTGGAGATTTTCCGCCCCCTGGCCATACCGGAAGCACGGCTTTGTCCACCCGGCTCTGCAGCGCACCCAGCGGCCGGTCGCTACTGAAGAACTGTCCAAGCTCCGTATCCTTGGTCCCTGCTCTGTAGAGAACAGTGTCCTGCTCGAGGACAACAACTCGATAGCGGCCGCCCGAGAACGTGGCAGCCACGGAGTCTGCTAACGGCCCTGGTTCGACGAGTGAGTATGCCCCCTTTGTCTCACCAAGGCTTCTGACGCCCCACCCATCCAGCTCCCTTGCCGCCAAACCTCTCGCTGCAAACGGCGCATACTCCGTCACGCCCTTTGCCAGGCGGATGCCTTGCTTCGTGATGCCAAATATCAGGGTCGCGGACTCCACGGCTCCAGCGGCCGTCACTTCTCCATTCGAGTACTTGAGGTGTGGAATGTCATAGATGGTGTCAGTGCCGCGGAGCGCCCAGCCTACAGGCGTGGTCAGCGTTGTAAGATTTATCGCGTCTATTCCGACGTTTGCGACCAATTTGAGAGGGCCGGTCAAGATGTCCAATCCCTCGGGCTTTGTCCCCCGCCTCATGGCATCCGCAGCCGTGGGCGCAACTAGGGATGTTGCACTTATGCCTATCGTCTTCAGCTCTTCTATGTCGCTAAATCGGTACTCCATACTTGCCGTGTAGTGCACGGGTGCGTAGATACGCAAAGCAGGACTACCATCAGGGGAAACCGCCTGCACGGCAGGTAGGTTGGTGATAACAGACTCTGGCGAATAGGGACTTGATTTCCCATTGGCAAGCTTATAGGCGAGCTCGTACTTGTCTTGCTGATTGAGGCCGCGCATGTCGGTGAGGGGCTCAGCCCATGCGATCAGCCTATCCGAATAGCTGGCAAACTCCGGGCTGTCATCACGATATCGCCCATCAATACCACGCCTTGCTTGTGGCGCAGTTTTTGCGGAGGTCGCAAGTGGCGCTCCATCGGCCGCATCGTCCTTCATCGCGATCGTGCGTTCACGGACATTAGTGGTGCCGCTCTGGAAGTCAGCAATCAGAGACTGCATCCCCTGCTCGCTCTTCGCGCTCAACTCTGCGTTGATCTGGCTGAGGCTTTCGTTCGCTTCCTCCAGGCTGCGCTCGAATCGATTTGAGTAAGGCGCTGCAAGCTCAGTGCCCAACGCATTGCCAAACGCGTCGGCAACCCTGTCGCCGGTGTTCCAATGCTCCTTGGATTTGAGCGCCTTGCCGACACCGTAGGTAACTGCGCCGGCAACGAAGTTGAGTGCCGTATTGCGTGCCACTGCCGTCCAGCTAAAGCCCTCCGCTCCATCAGTCCTTGCAACGACGGTCGTGTTTCCATCCAGCCCGGACCTGGTATCGGTCCCGAACATGCCCGACTTGTTCACCCCTTGGCTGATTGCAACCGCTGCGAGGTTCTGACCCAGCTGGCGATTGCTCCAGCTCACGTCGTAGCCGGCCCACTTGGCGTACTGGTAGTTGGTTGCATAGCTGGTCGCCGCGTAAGAGTAGGCGTTGGCGCCACCTACATAGGACGCGGTGTAGGCAGCTGCGGCGGAGACTGCGATGCTCTTGTAGTCGATCTGACCCGGCATGCCGTGGCCGATGGGATCGAAAACGGTAGTAACCGCATCGTTGGCATTGCCCTGGAACGGATTGGCGGTCATGCTCGCCCACCGACTCCAATCGAACTGCCCATTCAGCATTGCCGCGCTGACCTGACCGGCATGGTTGCCTGCGGCTGCACCCGCTGCGTATGCAGCTTCCGCGTTGCCAGAGTAATACGCGACCACTGCGGTCACCACCACCTGCACCACTATCGCAATGACCTTCGACAGTGCGCCACACTTCTGCGGCGGCGGCGGCGGGATGAAAGGCAGCCCAGGTGCGGTGCTGCCAATGGCTGCTCCCGGATCGTAAGGCTTGAAGGTGTTTGCGTTGTTGCTGCTTACCGAGCTTTCAGGCGTATTGATCCGTGTGCCGGCCCCAATCTCCGCATCGGCATCACCAAATCCGTTAGCGTCGGCCAGCACGTACCACAGCTGATCAGTGCCGTAGATGCGCTGGGCGATGGTGCGCAGGGTGTCGCCGGCCTGGGCCACGGTCTGCCCGCCGCCGGCGTCATAGCCGCCCCGCCCTGCCAGGCTCTGGATCTGCTGGGTGTTGTATGGCTTGTTGAGGAAGACGCCTTGGTAGCCTTCACGAATTTCCGCAATCTGCTGGCCGTTGGCGTGCACCAGCCGTGAGTTGGCCGGCCCGGCCATGCCGTCCTGGGTGAAGGTGCCGTTGCTGGACAGCAGGCCTTCGCGACGATTGACCACCTTGCCGTCCGCGTCGTTGGCGTAGTAGCGCATGCGGTCGTCGATGTTGCCGTTCTGCAGCGGCGTGGTTTCACGCTGCGAGAGCAGCCGACCGTATGCGTCATAGGTCAGTGTGTTGGTAGTCGTGCGGTAGCTGCTGTTGCTGCTTGTCGCGGTGACGGTCTTCTGCAACCAATTCTCGCGTCCCTCATAGGTGGTTGTGTAGGTGTGGGTGTACTGCGGGGTGACATACCGGTAGCTCACCATCCGGCCGAGCACGTCGTAACCGCCGGCGTAGTCGGTGCCTGAGCTGAAGTCGAGCACGCCCAGATCGGTGGACTCGCGCCCACCGACGTTTGCGTTGCCCATCAACCACATCTGCCTGTTGTCACTGCGCTTCAGTGTCTGCTGGACAGTGATGCGACCGTCGCCGTCGTAGGCACAGGTTTCCGCGGCAGACAGCCAACCGCCGTAGTAGTACGTGTCGTAGTACTCGTAGTGCTCGCCCGGCCCGGTGCCGGTTTCGTGAACCCAGTAGCTGTTGGCTGCGAAGTAGCTCAGCGAAGCGGTCATGTGGTTGGCCGCGTCATAGGTCAGCTGCTTGCGAATGCCACCGCCTGCCTCGAACACACCATTGCGGATGGTGTCGGTGTAGTACTCGAACTGACGGCTGCCGCGCAGATCGTAGGAAGTGCGGTCGATCCAGTACAGCGACAGGCCATTGGCGGTGCGGTTGGTAGTGCGCGAGACCACGTTGCCGGCCGCGTTGTAGGCCAGGCTGTAGGAGTCCTCGTTGGCCAGGGTCAACACGATCTGGCCGTTCTGCAACGTAGCGTTGTTGACCAGGATGCGGCTCTCGCCGTCGTAGGTGTGCCAGTACTCCTTGGTTTCAGCCGGTACCGCGCCGGTACCGCTGGCGACCGCGACGTTGCCCAGGCCGGACGGCGGTGCGCCGCCCGCGATGTTCACCGGACCGGCCCATGGGGTCAGCGTCGATGTTGCACCCGCTTGCGCGGTGCGGCAAAGGCTCCAGACGGTGGAGGAGTGGGCGCGGGTGCGAAAGCTTCAACCGGTCCCTACGCGCCCAAGCGCCCAATTCCGGCGATTAGCTCGAACATCTTCGAGAAGCTGCATTGCATCGACCGTCCTTTCCCCAGAGCCCCGCACGTACGACTCCAGCGCGTCGCACAGAACGCCGTAGAATTCTTGACCGCTCATGTAAACCTCTGGATGCGCGAGGTTGTATGCCTCGGGCTCTACATACGCGCGGAAGCTTGCCCACGTTGGCCATGATTCGTAACCAGGCTCGCCCGAACTGGAAGATGAATTACGTCGCTCCACTTCCCATCCTGGCTCTCCTGAAGCCCCGGCAAAATAGTGTCCATCCGTAGCAAGCCAAGATAGATCATCCAGCCTATCTTCCATCAACAGACAGTTGACAGAAAAGACCATCGCAGCATTTGGATTCTCCTGTGGCGAGAACCCATTGAAGAAGTCAAACTTTTTCGCACTCATCGTTTCGCCTAATCGATTGGGTGAGCGTTCCCTACGTACCAATCTCCAGACGGGGATTGATTCATGTACGAGCGCATCTTCACTCCATTGACATTGCTTTCGTGAACGAGCTTCGAAGGATCCTTGAGGAACGCCTCATATCCCAATCTACCCGCCGCATCCGCGTTTCGCAGCATAGCACTGTCGCTTATCACACTTGGATCATAGACTGTTTTCCGGCCAATCATCTGTGCACCGTTAGGCTTAGTGTACGGATATGAAAGTTCGAAGATGCCCGGCGTACTCGTCGGCGTAAGGGTGGGCGTCAAGCCCCTAGTTCTTAGCTCATCCAAGGCGTTCTGCATATTGTGCGTCCCGTGCAGCTTGCCTGCATTCGTGAAGCCGTGAGGACCAGCAAGATGCTCCGGAAGGTCGGTTCGATACGAAATTCCGTCGGGATACTGCGCGGGGGAGGCAGTACCCCCTCCATTGGTGGAAGACAGCTTGATCGATCCTCGTTGCGCTCCTGGGCTGCCATAGCTTCCACGACTACCTACCAATTCCAGCTTCTTAGCTGCGGCATAGCCGTCCCTGACCACTGTCTCCAGCCTGTTCCTGGCTATCTCAAGATAGGACTTGGCACTTGTGGCCGCCTTGATAATCATCTCCCTGCCCGAAGCAGCCGCGACGCCAATGGTTGAGGCAGCCATTCCCACGGTGAACTGAGCGGCAAGTTCGGACGCAGGTCGCACGGCCTCAATTTCGTCCGGGCCGTGAGCACCAAAGCCACCTTCAGCATATGCACTGGAGAGGGGCTTGATCAGGTACTGATCCATCTTGCTGTTGACCCACTCACCTGCGACAGAGTCCAAGCCCAATCCAATGATTGTCTTCGGGATACCGCCGAGAGCGAATTGGGTGACTATGATTGCTCCCCGCACGTTCTGTTCGCCGACAGTCTCAATCGCACGACCCAGCGCCGCTTGGCCGTCCATGATCACGCCAGACGCCGCCACACCGAAGCTGTAGAGACTGGATTTCTCCGATTCAACGCGGCCCCCGATGATGTCAATGTTCAGCCCGACGCTAGTCGGTTCATTTAGCTGGTACTCCCCAGCTATGGCCGCTCGATCAATTCCATTTGTTGCTCTAGATCCTCTGCTCAGCAGGACCTGCTGTTGGTCGGGGGTCAGGTCGTCGAAGCTACCCATCCCATAGGTCTGGAAGGCCATTGCATTTCGCTGGTCCTGGGCGGAAAGCAGCTTCTGCATGTCCGCTCCCTTAACGAGCGCACGCGCTTCTTCAGGGCTGTAGCCGGCATCGCGCAGCGCCCCGTAAGCCCCCTTCGATGCGCCGATCAGGCCCTCGGTCGCGGCGGACTCTCGAATTCCGCGGATAGCCGCATTGCCAAGTGCGTTTCCAAATGCATCGGCCGCCAAGCTCCTGTAGTCGACGTCATCACCGATGCCCATGGCGCGACTTGTGTGCAGGCGCATTGCCCCACTCAGCATCCCATTTCCCATGTCGTGCCAGAACTCGCCGCTCCCGCCTGCGTCCGTGGTGGGGTTCCAGCCCAGCTTGTCGCCGATGCCGGTGCTGATTGCTGCGGATACCGCATTGGCTGCGATGCTTCTCCAGCTGAAGCTTGCATCTACGCCGATCGCCCGGCTGGCGGCGTAGCTGCTGACACCCCCAGCCATCGAGGACGCTGCAGCACGGGCATAGTTGACGTCCCTGATGAAGTTGCCGAACGTACCTGCATTCGCCGCAGCGCCAAATCCGGCGGTGGCCATCGCAGTCGCGCCTGCCACCGCAGCGTTCTTCCAGCTAAAGCTGGCGACACCCATCATGCTGCCCGCTGCCTGGCCTACGGCACTTCCTACGAAGGCGCCGAGGCCTGCGGCGCCAAGTCCCGCTACCCCCAAGTTACCCGAGAGCGCCGCCATTCCGGCAGCCATGATCTGCCCTGACGTGGCTGCGGCGGCCGTGGTAGCCGCTGCCGTGCCTGCACCCGCTCCGAGTGCCCCGCCGCCCACGGCCGCCCCGCCGCCCACGGCCGCCCCGCCACCTACGGCCGCCCCTCCTCCCACCGCTGCCCCGCCACCTGCGGCGCCGGCGGCTGTGCCGCCTGCCGCTGGCGCCGCCGCGCCCGCGGTGTATACCGTGACCACGATGATGATGACGATCATGATGATCATACCGAGCGTGCCGCACCCACCGCTCGGCGGCGGCGCGATGTAGGGCAGGCCTGGCGTGGTATTCCCGATAGCCGAGGCCGGATCGTACGGCTTGAACGTGCCCGCGTTGTTGCGGTTGACCGACGCCTCGGGGGTGTTGATGCGCGTACCGGCACCGATCTCCGCGTCTGCATCGCCAAAGCCGTTCGCATCGGCCAGCACGTACCAGAGTTGGTCCGTGCCATACACCCGCTGCGCAATGGTGCGCAGGGTGTCGCCGGCCTGGGCTACGGTCTGGCCGCCACCGGCGTCATAGGTGCCCCGCCCTGCCAAGCTCTGGATTTGCGGCATGGTGTAGGGGCGGTTGGCGAAGACGCCCTGGAACCCTTCACGAATCTCGGCAAACTGCTGCCCGTTCGCCTGCACCAGACGGAAGTTGGACGGGCCGCCTACCCCCTCCTGAATGAATACCCCGGAGCTGTTCAGCGTGCCTTCGCGACGGTTGATGACCTTGCCGTCCATGTCGTTGGCGTAGTAACGCATGCGGTCATCGATGCTGCCGTTCTTTAGCCGCGTCGTTTCGCGTTGGGACATCAGGCGCCCGAACGCGTCGTAGCTGAGTACGTTTGTGGTTGTCTTGTAGTTGCTGTTGGTGCTGGTGCCGGTGATGCTCTTCTGCAGCCAGCTCTCACGGGACTGGTAAAGCGTGGTGTAGGTATGGGTGTACTGCGGGGTGACATAGCGGTACATGGTCAAGCGACCGGCGATGTCATATCCCCCGGTGTAGTCGGTACCGGAGTCGAACCTGAGCACGGACAGATCGGTGGACTGGCGACCTCCCGTGTTGTCCACATTGCGAAGCCACGTGTAGGTGGTGGTGTCGCGAACCAGGGTCTGCTGGACCGTGATCCGTCCATCACCGTCGTAGCCATAGGTTTCGGCACGGGAGAGCCACCCACCGTAGTAGTAGGTACCGTAGATCTCGTAGTGTTCGCCCGGGCCGGTGCCTACTTCGTCATTCCACACGCTGCCACTGGCGAAGTAGCTGTATGACGCGGTGAGGTGATTGGCGGCATCATAGGTCATCCGCCTCTGGATGCCACCGCCGGACTCGAACTTTCCATTGCGTATGGTGTCGGTGTAGTACTCGAACTGGCGGTTCCCACGCAGGTCGTACGAGGTACGGTCGATCCAGTAGAAGTTGACCCCGTTTGCACTGCGGTTGGTGGTGCGCGAAACCACATTGCCCGCCGCATCGTAGGCGAGGCTGTAGGAATCTTCGCCGGCCAGGGTCAAGACAATCTGGCCGTTCTGCAAGGAACCGTTATTGACCAAGATCCGGTTCTCACCGTCGTAGGTGTACCAGTACTCCTTGGTCTCCACCGGCACTGCGCCGGTGCCGCTGGCGGCCGAGACATTGCCCAAGCCCGACGGCGGCGAGCCACCGGCAATGTTCACCGGGCCGGCCCAGGGGGTCAGTGTGGAGACTGAGCTTGCCTGCGCGGTAGCCGCGGACAGCATCATGGGCTGCTCGGTCCCATCGCCGGAAACAAGGGACGATGCGAATGCTTCGTCTTCTATGCTTTCGAGCAGGAACTCCCCGCCGCGCATCGACAT
This portion of the Stenotrophomonas aracearum genome encodes:
- a CDS encoding DUF6966 domain-containing protein, whose product is MTKVQDIDFIICRMITLLRASSLPDWALALERHQRDLKIDPISAEARILAMYGGMGSLSDIVLYLEGRPAVKENNEFDDLRERLYTLCSRN